The following are encoded together in the Gemmatimonadaceae bacterium genome:
- a CDS encoding carboxypeptidase-like regulatory domain-containing protein, which produces MITRHAFVDATRRVTRIVAGTAVATLFATSLRAQDIQRDVLAGHVTGPAGPVRGAVVSVTNVGAPQGTPPQNARTDVEGRWLLAVQEGTGNYAIRVTAIGMKPAETTAKRGEPRKPIIVDVTLVANPAVLDTMKVVARQRPRAAPELVAQDRAGAQADRFIDGFGGAIAVADQGNLAAMASSIPGITLSTDATTGIPSFSVLGLSGDQNRVTMNGLSFGGGDVPRDAIADVRVTPITYDVSRGGFSGGQLSVLTYPGGNFHTRLLHATLDERSFQFTDAAGRRLGAPYANTQISGAAAGPIVVDHLFYSTSLQVGRKTSDLQSLLTSDPLAWERIGVAQDSVSQALRAASALQLPVSVSLVPSQRTIDNVSGLGRIDWLSTSAQGPPDRSADLIVSARHNNSAAAFLGPTAAPGHGGDIATNGGDVLAEFAAYLPNNFLNNARLGAHLNTTSSTPYLTIPDARVLVTSQFADGTEGLSTLQFGANSALPRHVRTSGAEFYDLLTWLSVDRTHHVRVTVDAREDGFSQEQYGNSRGTYFYNSIADLGANRPSSFTRSFVNQEASGRALTQAFSIGDDWRPVPRATIMYGIRVDANQFLDHAPYNPAIDSAFGARTDYAPTPIDISPRIGFFRQFGYNGTTGIPGFGAPRGNVHGGIGLFRNDVAPTLIAPALLANGSADAVHQVQCVGSAVPAPDWSSFETNAATIPSQCADTSAQSPFAASKPNVWFVDRGFSPQHAWRGSLGINTFLIPKLVRFGLEGLYSLNLGQQGVLDRNFSGAQGFTLASEAGRPVYANASSIVPPSGELTNHDSRLNTGFGSVSALRTDLRSHSSQIVFNVYPAPGDQLGRFTQWNVTYVFQSVREQSRGFNGSTAGDPRDLAWGRATSDFRHQITASISTRVGSLFSVATTARLTSGLPFTPVVSADINGDGFANDRAFVFPSATSDTAVQHGMASLLAGAPSRVRDCLLRQAGAIAGRNSCEGPWTATMNAVASLNPELFRLQNRAQISLSLTNVPAGLDELLHGSGHLQGWGQPAASDPTLLFVRGFDPAQQRYLYSVNPRFGDTRPSRTGVRAPFLITLEARLQLGRPGLEQIVDQVLSPGRSNGGDKLTPQQIRNRVSNGVFNAVHGVLQAKDSLSFLSNDQLKQLTALDRRVTAQGDSILNPLVQYLAALPGSYSRSEVMARVLDVQVKMFDIALEGMRDAGKILSPEQINEFPPALRSAFDINRLKTIRPVAGFFPNY; this is translated from the coding sequence GTGATCACACGCCACGCTTTCGTCGACGCGACTCGACGAGTCACTCGAATCGTCGCCGGAACCGCCGTCGCGACGCTCTTCGCGACGTCTCTCCGTGCACAGGACATCCAGCGCGACGTCCTTGCCGGCCACGTCACCGGACCCGCCGGCCCGGTGCGCGGCGCGGTTGTGAGCGTGACGAACGTGGGAGCGCCGCAGGGCACGCCCCCGCAGAACGCGCGGACCGATGTCGAGGGACGGTGGCTGCTCGCCGTTCAGGAAGGCACCGGCAACTATGCGATTCGTGTGACGGCGATCGGCATGAAGCCCGCCGAGACGACCGCGAAGCGCGGTGAGCCTCGCAAGCCGATCATCGTCGACGTCACGCTCGTCGCGAATCCCGCGGTGCTCGACACGATGAAGGTCGTCGCCCGGCAACGACCCCGCGCCGCGCCGGAGCTGGTCGCGCAGGACCGCGCCGGTGCGCAGGCGGACCGCTTCATCGACGGTTTCGGCGGTGCGATTGCCGTTGCCGATCAGGGCAATCTTGCGGCAATGGCTTCGTCGATTCCAGGCATTACGCTTTCGACCGATGCCACGACCGGCATCCCCAGCTTCTCCGTACTGGGTTTGTCCGGCGATCAGAATCGCGTCACGATGAACGGGTTGAGCTTCGGCGGTGGCGACGTACCGCGCGATGCGATCGCCGACGTCCGTGTCACGCCGATCACGTACGATGTATCCCGCGGCGGCTTCAGCGGCGGACAACTGTCCGTCCTCACCTACCCCGGCGGCAACTTCCACACGCGATTGCTCCATGCGACGCTCGACGAACGGTCGTTCCAGTTCACGGACGCCGCCGGCCGGAGGCTGGGTGCGCCATACGCGAACACGCAGATCAGCGGAGCCGCCGCCGGTCCGATCGTCGTGGATCACCTGTTCTACAGCACGTCGCTCCAGGTCGGCCGAAAGACGAGCGACTTGCAGTCGCTTCTCACGAGCGACCCCCTGGCATGGGAGCGCATCGGCGTCGCGCAGGATTCGGTGTCGCAGGCGCTCCGCGCCGCGAGCGCCCTTCAGCTTCCCGTCTCCGTGTCGCTCGTGCCCTCGCAGCGAACCATCGACAACGTCTCCGGACTCGGACGCATCGACTGGCTTTCGACCAGCGCCCAGGGGCCGCCCGATCGGAGCGCCGACCTGATCGTTTCGGCACGTCACAACAACTCGGCGGCGGCGTTTCTCGGCCCAACGGCGGCGCCTGGCCACGGCGGCGACATCGCGACGAACGGTGGCGACGTGCTCGCCGAGTTCGCGGCGTACCTCCCGAACAACTTTCTGAACAACGCGCGCCTGGGAGCACACCTCAACACGACGTCCAGTACGCCCTACCTCACGATTCCGGATGCGCGCGTCCTCGTCACGTCGCAGTTCGCCGACGGAACCGAGGGATTGAGCACTCTCCAATTCGGAGCGAACTCCGCCCTGCCCCGACACGTGAGAACGTCAGGGGCCGAGTTCTACGATCTGCTGACCTGGTTGTCGGTCGACCGAACGCACCACGTTCGCGTGACGGTCGACGCGCGCGAGGACGGCTTCAGCCAGGAGCAGTACGGCAACTCTCGCGGGACGTACTTCTACAATTCGATCGCCGACCTCGGCGCAAACCGGCCGAGCAGCTTCACCCGTTCGTTCGTGAATCAGGAAGCGTCGGGCCGCGCACTGACGCAGGCATTCTCGATCGGCGACGATTGGCGTCCGGTTCCGCGCGCCACGATCATGTACGGCATTCGCGTCGACGCGAACCAGTTCCTCGACCATGCGCCCTACAATCCCGCGATCGATTCGGCGTTCGGTGCTAGAACCGATTATGCGCCCACTCCTATAGACATCAGCCCGCGCATCGGGTTCTTCCGACAGTTCGGCTACAACGGAACGACCGGAATTCCCGGCTTCGGCGCTCCGCGCGGCAACGTGCACGGCGGCATCGGTCTTTTCCGAAACGACGTCGCGCCGACTCTGATCGCGCCGGCGCTGCTCGCGAACGGCTCGGCCGACGCGGTCCATCAGGTTCAGTGCGTGGGATCCGCCGTACCCGCTCCGGATTGGAGCTCGTTCGAGACCAACGCGGCGACGATCCCGAGCCAGTGCGCGGACACGAGTGCGCAATCGCCCTTCGCGGCGAGCAAGCCGAACGTCTGGTTCGTCGACCGCGGATTCTCGCCACAACACGCGTGGCGAGGCAGTCTGGGAATCAACACGTTCCTGATCCCGAAGCTCGTCCGCTTCGGCCTCGAGGGACTCTATTCGCTCAACCTCGGCCAACAGGGTGTGCTCGACCGAAACTTCTCCGGCGCGCAGGGATTCACGTTGGCGAGCGAAGCAGGACGGCCGGTCTACGCGAACGCCTCGAGCATCGTCCCGCCCTCCGGCGAGCTGACGAACCACGATTCTCGACTGAACACGGGATTCGGGTCCGTATCCGCGCTGCGCACCGATTTGCGGTCGCACTCGAGCCAGATCGTGTTCAACGTCTATCCGGCGCCGGGCGATCAGCTCGGACGCTTCACGCAGTGGAACGTGACGTACGTCTTTCAGTCGGTTCGCGAGCAGAGTCGCGGATTCAACGGATCGACAGCCGGTGATCCGCGCGATCTCGCCTGGGGCCGCGCGACGAGCGATTTCCGGCACCAGATCACGGCGTCCATCTCGACTCGAGTCGGGTCGTTGTTCTCGGTCGCGACGACGGCGAGGCTTACGTCGGGACTGCCGTTCACACCGGTGGTCAGCGCCGACATCAACGGCGATGGCTTCGCGAACGACCGTGCGTTCGTGTTCCCTTCGGCGACGAGCGACACCGCGGTGCAGCACGGCATGGCGTCGCTCTTGGCCGGCGCGCCGAGTCGCGTTCGCGACTGCTTGCTGCGCCAAGCGGGCGCGATCGCGGGGCGGAACAGCTGTGAAGGTCCCTGGACGGCGACGATGAACGCCGTGGCCTCGCTCAATCCTGAGCTCTTCCGATTGCAGAACCGCGCACAGATCTCGCTCTCGCTGACCAACGTTCCGGCGGGTCTCGACGAGCTGCTGCACGGTTCCGGGCATCTGCAGGGCTGGGGACAGCCGGCAGCGTCCGATCCGACGCTGCTCTTCGTCCGCGGGTTCGATCCGGCGCAGCAGCGGTATCTCTACAGCGTGAATCCTCGTTTCGGCGACACGCGGCCGAGCCGCACCGGGGTCCGCGCGCCATTCCTGATCACGCTCGAGGCGCGGTTGCAGCTCGGCCGCCCCGGGTTGGAACAAATCGTCGACCAGGTGCTCTCACCGGGTCGGTCGAACGGCGGCGATAAGTTGACGCCGCAGCAGATCCGGAATCGCGTCTCGAACGGCGTGTTCAACGCGGTGCACGGCGTGCTTCAGGCGAAGG
- a CDS encoding RNA polymerase sigma factor, whose amino-acid sequence MLEDLGRSVTDDDLARAVRRGREGAERAFGILYDRHTPRAYQTAWRILGGSRADVEDAVQETWVRAIASLDTRVSGGDFGSWLRSIAAHVAIDIVRKQRRLDFDANVDVALDENDDAAVWLDLETAIASLPNGYRTVLVLHDIEGFTHEEIGERLQIAAGTSKAQLFKARRAVRARLSPRIEETT is encoded by the coding sequence ATGCTCGAAGACCTCGGCAGATCGGTCACTGACGACGATCTCGCTCGCGCCGTCCGGCGCGGGCGCGAAGGCGCCGAGCGCGCGTTCGGGATTCTGTACGACCGGCACACGCCGCGGGCGTACCAGACCGCGTGGCGAATACTCGGCGGCTCTCGCGCCGACGTCGAGGACGCGGTGCAGGAGACGTGGGTCCGTGCCATCGCGTCGCTCGACACCCGCGTGAGCGGAGGCGACTTCGGATCGTGGCTGAGAAGCATCGCGGCGCACGTCGCGATCGACATCGTCCGCAAGCAGCGGCGGCTCGACTTCGACGCGAACGTGGACGTCGCGCTCGACGAGAACGACGACGCCGCTGTGTGGTTGGATCTGGAGACGGCCATCGCGTCGCTGCCCAACGGCTACCGGACCGTATTGGTGCTGCACGACATCGAAGGATTCACGCACGAAGAAATCGGCGAGCGCCTGCAAATCGCCGCCGGGACATCGAAGGCACAGCTGTTCAAGGCGAGACGCGCCGTACGCGCGCGGCTGTCGCCGAGGATCGAGGAGACGACATGA
- a CDS encoding GNAT family N-acetyltransferase, with product MRVRLGALQRGHRNRIRDILYATTVFREEEVAVALELFDETFAVGQTRAPYDVGDGVADYEFVGSFAADGGGQLVGYVCYGSTPGTDRTYDLYWIAMHPDFQGSGGGSQLLDEVERRLRQREARLLVVETSSRDDYAPTRRFYDAHGYTVVARIADFYAPGDSRVIYTKRLTQPQHERAAHFHDRALESSRNE from the coding sequence ATGCGCGTGAGACTCGGCGCTCTTCAGCGCGGGCATCGGAATCGCATTCGCGACATTCTCTACGCGACGACGGTCTTTCGTGAAGAAGAGGTCGCGGTGGCACTCGAGTTGTTCGACGAAACGTTCGCCGTCGGTCAGACACGCGCGCCGTACGACGTGGGCGACGGCGTCGCGGATTACGAATTCGTCGGATCGTTCGCGGCGGACGGAGGGGGACAACTCGTCGGCTACGTGTGCTATGGATCGACGCCGGGAACGGATCGCACGTACGACCTCTATTGGATCGCCATGCACCCCGATTTTCAGGGAAGCGGCGGTGGATCGCAGTTACTTGACGAAGTGGAACGCCGTCTACGTCAACGGGAAGCGCGATTGCTGGTCGTCGAAACCTCGTCTCGCGACGATTACGCGCCCACCCGACGCTTTTACGACGCGCACGGCTACACCGTCGTCGCGAGAATCGCCGACTTCTACGCACCCGGCGATTCTCGCGTGATCTACACGAAGCGTCTCACGCAGCCACAGCACGAACGGGCAGCGCACTTTCACGACCGAGCCTTGGAGTCGTCGCGCAATGAGTGA
- a CDS encoding PDZ domain-containing protein → MVLTRGISIGVLIAGVATTSSAQNGRGGGGGGQAGWGGRGIFESGAARSAGPRPMLFGFALECTRCGAVGRGGGMSGGGSGEGGTAGRGRGEFVGAARGGGLAVWRYDEYPRVAAVVPGGAADRAGIREGDVLLAVDGMSITTDEGSRRFSELRAGDTASFSLDRAGKTVDVNIVVGRGGGRGGSLVEPPAANAPNFTTRARDTRVDVWSDARVVESTDSTGATILRVGNTVIRLSGDSPVGILRRGRGRLGGTPPTN, encoded by the coding sequence ATGGTACTGACACGAGGCATCTCGATCGGCGTGCTCATCGCCGGTGTCGCGACGACGTCTTCGGCGCAGAATGGTCGGGGTGGTGGCGGCGGCGGCCAGGCAGGCTGGGGGGGGCGGGGCATCTTCGAAAGCGGCGCCGCGCGGTCCGCCGGACCGCGACCGATGCTCTTTGGTTTTGCTTTGGAGTGTACGCGATGCGGCGCCGTCGGCCGCGGCGGCGGAATGAGTGGCGGGGGCTCGGGGGAGGGGGGGACCGCGGGACGCGGGCGCGGTGAATTCGTCGGCGCCGCGCGCGGCGGTGGATTGGCCGTCTGGCGTTACGACGAATACCCGCGCGTCGCGGCCGTCGTGCCGGGAGGCGCCGCCGACCGCGCGGGAATTCGCGAAGGCGACGTGCTCCTCGCCGTCGACGGAATGTCGATCACGACCGACGAAGGCTCGCGGCGATTCAGCGAGCTCCGCGCGGGCGACACTGCGAGCTTCTCTCTCGATCGCGCCGGCAAGACGGTCGACGTGAATATCGTCGTGGGTCGGGGCGGAGGACGCGGCGGCAGTCTCGTCGAGCCGCCCGCGGCCAACGCACCCAACTTCACGACGCGTGCTCGGGATACCCGCGTCGACGTGTGGAGCGACGCGCGCGTCGTGGAATCGACCGACTCCACCGGCGCGACGATTCTGAGAGTTGGCAACACGGTCATCCGCCTTTCCGGAGACTCACCCGTCGGCATCCTGCGCAGAGGTCGCGGCCGGCTGGGAGGCACGCCTCCGACGAACTGA
- a CDS encoding KamA family radical SAM protein encodes MSDWQKILHAGVDTLDKLAERFGDDVIDVDGLKPAFDNFQMRITPNSLATIGEVGDAMWQQYVPTVAELDVVDGVIDSLDEDGDSPVPNITHRYPDRVLFLVSPVCASYCRFCTRRRKVGDPEKIPLNQYESAFEYIRQHTEIRDVIMSGGDPMMLSDRRLEYLFERLREIPHVEIIRIGSRITSHLPQRITPEFCEMVKKYHPVYMNTHFNHPAELTPETIAALARLADAGVPLGCQTVLLRGVNDDPAIMKELMQKLLKARVRPYYIYMADQVAGGEHFRTTVEKGLEIVKALRGWTSGLAVPHFVIDAPGGGGKVPLLPEYVEEINEDEVVFRNYAGERYVYKQPRQPAIAASACGDAAAAQSDIVPIQVGTKKRKHAVKRVGKIARKRKTGT; translated from the coding sequence ATGAGTGACTGGCAAAAGATTCTCCACGCAGGCGTGGACACGCTCGACAAGCTCGCCGAGCGATTCGGGGATGACGTCATCGACGTCGACGGCCTGAAGCCCGCCTTCGACAACTTCCAGATGCGGATCACGCCGAACTCGCTGGCGACGATCGGGGAAGTCGGCGACGCGATGTGGCAGCAATACGTGCCCACGGTCGCGGAGCTCGACGTCGTGGACGGCGTGATCGACTCGCTTGACGAGGACGGCGACTCGCCGGTCCCGAATATCACGCACCGCTACCCGGACCGCGTGTTGTTCCTCGTCAGCCCGGTCTGCGCATCGTATTGCCGGTTCTGCACTCGGCGACGAAAGGTCGGCGACCCCGAGAAGATCCCGCTCAACCAATACGAGTCGGCGTTCGAATACATCCGGCAGCACACCGAAATCCGCGACGTGATCATGTCGGGCGGCGACCCGATGATGCTTTCTGATCGGCGGCTGGAGTACCTCTTCGAGCGACTGCGCGAGATCCCGCACGTCGAGATCATCCGCATCGGCAGCCGGATCACGTCGCACCTGCCGCAGCGCATCACCCCCGAGTTCTGCGAGATGGTCAAGAAGTACCATCCTGTGTACATGAACACCCACTTCAACCATCCGGCCGAGCTGACGCCCGAGACGATCGCGGCGCTGGCCAGGTTGGCGGACGCGGGCGTGCCGCTGGGATGTCAGACCGTGCTGCTGCGCGGCGTCAACGACGACCCGGCAATCATGAAAGAGCTGATGCAGAAGCTGCTCAAGGCGCGGGTCCGACCCTACTACATCTATATGGCGGACCAGGTGGCGGGCGGCGAGCATTTCCGTACGACGGTCGAGAAGGGTCTCGAGATCGTGAAGGCACTCCGCGGCTGGACGTCGGGCCTCGCGGTGCCGCACTTCGTGATCGACGCGCCGGGCGGCGGCGGCAAGGTGCCGCTCCTACCGGAATACGTCGAGGAGATCAACGAGGACGAAGTCGTTTTCCGGAACTATGCCGGCGAGCGATACGTGTACAAACAGCCGCGCCAACCGGCGATCGCGGCGTCGGCATGTGGCGACGCGGCGGCGGCCCAATCCGACATCGTCCCGATCCAGGTCGGCACGAAGAAGCGGAAGCACGCGGTCAAGCGCGTCGGCAAGATCGCGAGAAAGCGAAAAACGGGCACCTGA